Proteins co-encoded in one Quercus robur chromosome 8, dhQueRobu3.1, whole genome shotgun sequence genomic window:
- the LOC126697597 gene encoding protein NRT1/ PTR FAMILY 5.6-like: METEMEKKRRGTQGENNEEKWVHDLSVDHKGKVPLRASTGVWKAAFFIITIEFSERLAYFGLATNLISYLTKLMHQDLKTAAKNVNYWTGVTTLMPLLGGFLADAYTGRFNMVMFSSLIYLMGLSLLTMSNFIPSLKPCNKMMCLRPRKIHEVVFFLALYCISVGTGGIKPSLESFGADQFDDDHSEERKKKMSYFNWWNFALCCGLVLGVTVIAYVEDNVGWGVANLILAIAMAITIVTFYLGKPWYRYRLSKGSTLTPLLQVLVAAIRKRNLPAPSDPALLYEVPITHKSQGRLLCHTSSLRFLDQAAIIEEKDKISIEQNPWRLTTVTKVEETKLILNMIPIWLTSLTFGICVAQGPTFFVKQAATLNLKVTDNFKIPPASIIALGAAGMLVSVTIYEKILVPTLRKVRGNERGINILQRIGIGLALSVLAMSVAALVEMKRLKAVDNELIRKGKTGPLSLSVFWLAPQTIILGIGDGFALVGLQEYFYDQVPDSMRSLGIAFYLSVLGAGSFLSSFLITVVDHVTEKGGRSWFAKDVNSCRLDNFYWLLAAMSGLNLCIYVVLAMKYTYKNVQRRVIVTDGSD; the protein is encoded by the exons CAATTGAGTTTAGTGAGAGATTGGCCTACTTTGGGTTAGCAACAAATCTGATCTCATACCTCACTAAATTGATGCATCAAGACCTCAAAACAGCTGCCAAGAATGTAAACTACTGGACTGGAGTAACAACATTGATGCCTCTACTTGGAGGGTTCCTGGCAGATGCCTACACTGGAAGATTCAATATGGTCATGTTTTCGTCCCTCATATATCTAATG GGTTTGAGCCTCTTGACAATGTCTAACTTCATCCCAAGTCTAAAGCCATGCAATAAAATGATGTGTCTCCGGCCTAGGAAGATTCATGAGGTGGTATTTTTTCTTGCCTTGTATTGTATCTCTGTTGGAACTGGAGGAATCAAGCCATCTCTAGAAAGCTTTGGAGCGGATCAATTCGATGATGATCACtcggaagaaaggaagaagaagatgtctTACTTTAACTGGTGGAACTTCGCGCTTTGTTGTGGGCTAGTGCTTGGTGTAACAGTAATTGCTTATGTTGAAGACAATGTGGGCTGGGGTGTTGCTAATCTTATTCTTGCTATCGCCATGGCCATAACAATAGTAACCTTCTATTTGGGAAAGCCTTGGTACAGATACAGATTATCAAAAGGGAGCACTTTAACACCCTTGTTGCAGGTCTTGGTTGCAGCtataagaaagagaaatttACCAGCCCCATCAGATCCTGCTCTATTGTATGAAGTTCCCATTACACACAAGTCTCAAGGAAGGCTTCTATGTCATACTAGTAGTCTCAG GTTTCTCGACCAGGCAGCAATAATTGAAGAGAAAGACAAAATATCAATTGAGCAGAATCCCTGGAGACTAACAACTGTGACAAAGGTAGAGGAGACAAAGCTTATTTTGAACATGATCCCCATATGGCTAACATCGTTAACATTTGGAATCTGCGTCGCACAAGGCCCAACATTCTTCGTTAAACAAGCCGCTACATTGAACCTAAAGGTTACTGACAACTTCAAGATCCCACCAGCCTCCATCATTGCTCTTGGGGCTGCTGGAATGTTAGTCTCTGTCACCATCTATGAGAAAATTCTTGTTCCAACGTTAAGGAAAGTTAGAGGCAATGAAAGAGGCATTAATATCCTACAGAGAATTGGTATTGGCCTGGCATTATCAGTTTTAGCAATGTCTGTTGCTGCCTTAGTTGAAATGAAGAGGCTAAAAGCTGTTGATAATGAATTAATTCGGAAAGGGAAAACTGGGCCTTTGTCTCTGAGTGTTTTCTGGCTAGCTCCACAAACCATAATTCTTGGCATTGGAGATGGGTTTGCATTGGTTGGGTTGCAAGAGTATTTCTATGACCAAGTTCCAGACTCAATGAGAAGCTTAGGAATTGCTTTCTATCTAAGTGTGCTTGGTGCTGGAAGCTTCTTAAGTAGCTTTCTGATTACTGTTGTGGATCATGTCACTGAAAAGGGTGGGAGAAGTTGGTTTGCAAAGGATGTGAACTCCTGCCGTCTGGATAATTTCTATTGGTTATTGGCAGCAATGAGTGGGTTGAATTTGTgtatttatgtggttttggCTATGAAGTATACTTACAAAAATGTGCAGCGAAGGGTGATTGTGACTGATGGTAGTGACTAG